The bacterium sequence AGCACTCAGTTAACACCAGGAGAGTCACGGCAGTAATGAATATTACTACTCTATTTGTTTCCTTATTTTGATGTCCCTAATTCTCTTAAAAGTTGAGCATTGAACACTGACACCTGTTAACTGAATGCTTACACTAATTTTTATGGCGTTACGGTCATAATCTTTCGGGCTATTTCAGGATATTTGGCAATAAATTTCAATTCAGAGTCAACCAAAGGTTTCTGTGTATGGACATTGGCGTATCTGACTAAGTCCAATATTTTATTTGCCTCTTCCTGGTCTTTAAATGCTATCTCTAATTTTTCTGCGACATTTCTAAAACCTTTAATTCCAGAGTATTCACCGGCAACAATTTTTCTGCCAGTTACTATCACTTCTGGTTCGCCAAGGCCTAATTCTTCGAAATCATACAATTCGTAATTTCGGGCATCTTTTAGTGCTCCATCAGCGTGGATACCGGATTCGTGGGCAAAGGCATTGGCGCCAACGGCGACTTGATTTATTGGGATAGGAACGCCAAAGGCTATGGAGGCGTATTTAGCGATTTTCCAGGCACAGGATAATTTCACCTGCTCATCTAAAACATATTTATTCTCAAATCCGCGTGATTTTTGTAAGGCTAAGATAACCGAAACTAAATCAGCATTTCCTGCTCGTTCACCCATACCATTCACACAGACATTAATATAGGCATCTACGCCGCCATCAATCGCCCCCTTTGCGCCAGCAACTGAGCAAGCCGTTGCCATCCCCAGATCATTATGGCAGTGCTGTTCAAGAGGTAATCCTACCTCTTTAGCTAATAATTTCATTCGTTCATAAATGGTAAATGGGTCATCATAACCTAATGTATCACAGTATCTTATGCGGTTGGCACCATGCTGTTTTGCCGCATGAGCAAATTCTATCAGAAATTCATCATCTGTTCTCGAGGCATCTTCAGCATTGACTCCCACGGTCAGAATCCCTTTTTCTTTCGCTCTATCTAAAGCATCCGTCATCATCTGGATAATATTGGGTTTAGTCGAACTTTCTTTGGGAGACCTAACGATTCTATCCCCAAATTTCCCTTTCGTCATTTGCTCTGAGGTAGATATAGAGATATTCAGGTGTTTAACTTTTGTATTCTTGACACAGGCATCTATATCTTCAACAATCGCTCGACACCATCCAGATAGAATAATGGGTTTAAGCACACCCATTTCGGCTAATTCAAGATTAGCATTAAGATAGTGAATTTCATGGGGAGTGACTGGAAATCCAAATTCACTCTGGTAGATTCCCATCTCATTAAGATAGAGATTTAGCATTGTTTTTTCTAATTTAGCCAATCCTAATTTAGCTGTTTGCACCCCATCGCGGTTAGTTACATCAATTAAGTAAATTTTGTTCATCACAACCCTCCTTCTATTTGGTAAATGGTAACTGGTGAATGGTAATTGGTAACTAATTACCATTCACCAGTTACCATTTACCAAACAAAAGGAGATAGGGAGATATTATTAAAAAAAGTAGAAACTAATAGAAATTTATGGAAATTTGTTGTTTCCCACAATCAATTTCTACCTATTTCTATAAATTTCAATCTATTTCTATTATCTTATCTCCATATCTTCCTTATCTCCTTATCCCCCTTCTTACACTTCTAATGTATAACCTGAACGGTTACAAGAAATTTAATCATCAATTTAGATGTAATTGTTGGCATTCTATCCATATATTTTCTGAACTCCTATTTCAAGTTGCTGAAGGGCTACAAATTTCATGGGAGTCGGTTTTTCTTCTTCAAGGCAAAGTTCAATTACCTCCTTAATCCTTGGATAAAGTTCTTCAAGGGTTTTAGCCTGGGTATAGCAACTCTTTAAAGCAGGAACTGTAGCTACATAATATCCATCCTCATCTTGTTCAATCAATACACTAAAATTCATCATTTTTTTTCTTTCCATTTCTTATCCTCCAAAGGCATCTTTAAACTTATCAAAGAAACCTTTGTCCGTTTTAATTTCACTGCCACTAATTCGACCTAATTCTTCAAAAAGTTGTTTTTGTTTCTCAGTTAATTGAGTTGGGGTAACAACAATTACTCGGACAAATTGGTCGCCTCTGCCATAACCGTGCAACGAATGAATCCCTTTACCTTTTAGCCGAAAGATTTTATGAGTTTGAGTGCCGGGGGGGATTTTCATTTTAATCCTCTCGCCATCTATGGTTGGCACATTTATCTCTGTGCCCAGGGCGGCCTGGGAAAAACTTATGGGTAGCTCGCAGATAATATTATTATCTTCTCGAATAAAGGTTTTATCTTCTTTGACAAAGATAACTACATATAAATCCCCAG is a genomic window containing:
- a CDS encoding type II toxin-antitoxin system HicB family antitoxin, producing MERKKMMNFSVLIEQDEDGYYVATVPALKSCYTQAKTLEELYPRIKEVIELCLEEEKPTPMKFVALQQLEIGVQKIYG
- a CDS encoding homocitrate synthase, coding for MNKIYLIDVTNRDGVQTAKLGLAKLEKTMLNLYLNEMGIYQSEFGFPVTPHEIHYLNANLELAEMGVLKPIILSGWCRAIVEDIDACVKNTKVKHLNISISTSEQMTKGKFGDRIVRSPKESSTKPNIIQMMTDALDRAKEKGILTVGVNAEDASRTDDEFLIEFAHAAKQHGANRIRYCDTLGYDDPFTIYERMKLLAKEVGLPLEQHCHNDLGMATACSVAGAKGAIDGGVDAYINVCVNGMGERAGNADLVSVILALQKSRGFENKYVLDEQVKLSCAWKIAKYASIAFGVPIPINQVAVGANAFAHESGIHADGALKDARNYELYDFEELGLGEPEVIVTGRKIVAGEYSGIKGFRNVAEKLEIAFKDQEEANKILDLVRYANVHTQKPLVDSELKFIAKYPEIARKIMTVTP